DNA sequence from the Teretinema zuelzerae genome:
ATCCGCCTTTTCGATCACGCCGTACAAGCCCTCCGAGCCGTCGGAGCGGAGTATCGCGTCCTCGCGCACGCGCATCCACCGGTTGCGGTACACCTCTTTTGTGGACAGCGTTTCTATCTCGCGCCGCTGCGCGTTTTCTGCGTTCATAAAACGCAAAGCCCCGAACGCGGGTCGTAGCCGCGGCGATACGAAGAAATGACGGCGCGGCGCACCCGCGAAACAGTGCGGCGCACGGCTGCCGGGAAGGGAACTCCGATGAGCAGTTCGCCCGAGAGGCTCGAGGCGAACAGATCGCCGGTGCCGGGATAAGAGACGGGGACGCGCTTGTGGGGGAAGAGGCCGAAGCGGCCGGACTCCGCGTCGTAGCAGGCGACCGCGGTGAACTCCGGTTTTCCGTGGACGGGCGCGCTGGTGACCGCGACGAGCCGGGGACCGAGCTTCGAGAGAGCGGCGCACCACTCCCTCAGCTCGCCCTCAGTCGCGGGAATCGAAGCGGGATCCGTACCCAGCAAAAGAGCCGCTTCCGTCAGATTCGGCGTGACCAGATCGGAACACGCGAGAAAACTCCGCATCCGCGAAACGAAGGAACCGTCGAAAAATGAATAGAGCTTGCCGTTGTCGCCCATGACCGGATCGGTGACGTTCAAACCGCCCTGGGAACGTACGAG
Encoded proteins:
- a CDS encoding bifunctional hydroxymethylpyrimidine kinase/phosphomethylpyrimidine kinase, with amino-acid sequence MKEFLPRSQTARKPVLIASDLPAWGRVALAVGIPVLEKMGFQACSLPTALLSTHGAYPGAVLQGQTDFLEKAIVHLESLELEFSAFLTGFVADEAQFDLLAPLQKLVRSQGGLNVTDPVMGDNGKLYSFFDGSFVSRMRSFLACSDLVTPNLTEAALLLGTDPASIPATEGELREWCAALSKLGPRLVAVTSAPVHGKPEFTAVACYDAESGRFGLFPHKRVPVSYPGTGDLFASSLSGELLIGVPFPAAVRRTVSRVRRAVISSYRRGYDPRSGLCVL